The following DNA comes from Anastrepha obliqua isolate idAnaObli1 chromosome 1, idAnaObli1_1.0, whole genome shotgun sequence.
TGCCTGGTTTCTCTCTCAACTGCATCTGAATACTTCGATAGTAGACTCatttgggttcctggtcacagtgGTATAAcaggaaactgctgggctgatgagctagtTAGACAGGGGACCCTGGAGACGGTTTCACCGCGAAATTAGAAGTTTGAGGCTCCCTTGAGAACTTGTGGACTACTCCTGAAAAGATGAGCtacgcgtcaactcagcgagtgctAGGTTAGTGCGCAAGCGTGCAAAGTAGCGAAATCCATCTGGCCGCGAGAAGCACTCGAGGGAGCTTCTAAGGTTAACCGAGCATGGATTGTAAGTTATCCATGCGGTTAGACTTGGAATTGCTGCAAATCCTTTCTGCAAAAGCTGTTTGGAGAATGAGGTGGGattatctcagcaccttcttctcagctaccCCGCTCTTGTCGGGCTAAGATTCAGACATATTATATAGTAACCCATTTAtaataacctaacctaacctaacacccTCACGACATAAAAGATAGGACTTTacccatttgaaaaaaatggagCCTGTCATTGAAAGCAGACACACAAAATTCTCTGAAGAAGTCAAGATTAGTGACGATTGACCTGACAGCAATTAAACCatgctagtttttgaaaatatattcaaattacTTTGATGTCGTTGATAGTTTGGAAATAGACCTGTAAAAAATCCCTCTAAATAGGCGTTTATTTCGTCATCAATCTCTGTTTCTTTACTAACTTGTCCATTACTCCGAGCTGCACCGGAGCAGTACAGTACAGTACCGGGAACAAAGCTACGAACTTGACAAAACATCTTATTTAGGATAGCCATGGTGTCTTCTGAAATCGCCCGGGCACAACCCACAGAGCGAAGCCATTCTGCTGCCTGTTAAGGCAATAATATGTGTAATACCCAATAGCAGTTTTTGTTGGGTTGTTATCGTAAGCACCATGTCAACAAACTCCAGCTGGAGGCTAGACACAACAAACGCGAGCTACATAAGTTAAAATAGAAGTTTCAACAATACGTATGGCAAGTACTGCACCCACCGAACTATCGACCGACAAATAATGAAATTCATTGACACTCGCCCTATGAATGACGCAAGTTGATGAGCTCGAGCTGCTTTGTGAGACCCGCGAAGCGCTGGCCCAATTTCCGTATCCACCATGTACGCAACGAACCTCTTCTTCAAATGTCCACTCAAATCAACTTGCCTGATATCACCAACCGTTGAAACGAAGCATTCCCTGAGCTCATGGTATCGATATTAGTGCAGTACCCTCTTAGACAGGCCTGGATAAGGCTACTACAACAAGAACAGCATACACAAAATACGCTAAGTATAAATTTGCTAGACTTAATGCGACACCCATCTACCCATGTATTCAAATTGATATGAAAAAGATACTTTTTTGATTCTTCTAAATTTCACGCAAATATTTCCATATGACCCCAATTTGTACTTAATATTTggcatttgtatatatgtatgtatgtttggatGTGTACAACAACATCGACAATACATATTTTCCTGTCTCATCTTTAGacgaaaaatatgtaaattcaaGAGCACTAAGTCAGCGCACCTCTCTGGCCATCTGccaatcatttttttatgaattcacACTTGTTAGAAAAAATAGCAAGATCATGAAGAAATTGTTGCGCGAATGATCActgaatacatatacataggtacgtacatacatacataatatatgtaCCCAGGGGCAGGGAAtgaaatgtattatattataaaaataacgtGACTCATGCAAACTTGAGGGGCTTAGGCCGAGCTTCTTCACGAAATTTGGGATAAGGCAATATAATGGGGGACCACTACAGTTCCATGCCGGCCCCGAGTGgctgatatgtatgtatatgtacataaaaaaatttcaacatttatCACTGATTATCGATAGGTGACCGATAGCGGAATATTCATATCCGGCCTTCACACTTTCAGCCAATATGATACGCACAGTCGGCTAAAGAGCCACTTGCTGCACAGTGTGTAGAAAAATTATTCGTACGCCTAACTGCTGTTTTTGAATAGTGTCTATTTGATAGAAATACTGTGGAACAGCAAATGACATTCCCCTACAAGCATAAGCGTTCAGTAAGTGACGATCAGATCATAACTTCATGCCTTCAACGATATCACGATATGTTTCTTGTAGCATCAAGTTTTATTAGGCAAAAAGTGGAACACGCAAAAAGTGAAGAGGGTATTTATGAGACCACTAgttcatatatatattaataatattataattataatagactaatatataatttgtaaaattgtaagagacttcgtttatctaagaACCAGCATtcacaccgataacaatgtcagggCTAAAATCCAACGGGGAATCTCTCTTGCTAACAActgctactttagactaagtaggcgATTGAGTAGTAGACTCCTTTCCCAACGACCAGAAAACTAATACTTTATGAGGCTCACATCATGCCTGTCCTATCGTATGGCACAGACGATAgcaacatccgatgagacgTCCCTTTGAGTGCTTGAGAGAAGGAtcggcaaatgatttttgaacctttgcacgttggcaacggcgagtaGGATAATGAGTTGTATTATTattagctttacgacgacatagacgtaatgcagcgaataaagatccagcgcctTCGTTGACTGGGTAATGTCGTCCGAATACCCTCCAGTACgctgcgataccagctggtggtagcagaggaagaggaagaccttcactgcgttagaaagatcaggtggagcaCAACTTGATTTCACTTggagtgtccaactggcgtcggttaacacgaaaaagaaacgattggcgctcTTTGTTacactcgaccaaaatcgcgccATCGGATATTGCGCCAAACAAgaagatgtacatatatagttttTGGAAAACTGATTAGGCCTAGCTTAATCTTCAATTTCTGAACCTCAACTTAAAATTGGCCCGTTTTTAAGCCACTTCCAAACGGTAGATGATTTGTGATGCACATAACGGTTTTTCTTTTCCAGGtgacaagaaaaaaatagtcaTCTGACTTCGATTTACCACTAGAAGTCCACTGCTCAATAGTGACGAATCCATATTTTGGACACGTACACGAAACAGTGAAACAACTCGTTCGGATTGCGATTGAACATCGCTCAAAACTCAAAACCcgttgatgttgttgtagcagaatAAACATACCCAAACATATAaggagaatgctgctgaagtgacagtccatgGCCGGATATAAGCCCGGGTCGTTCGGGTTACGAAGAACCGACTGTTGTGGCAACGACTCGGAACCAATCATTCGGTTTGCCTTTTCATATCCAAATATTTAGGCAAAACTAGAATCATCTTTTCAAATTATCAGCCGATATCATTCCATCTGAGCATTTGACGCAATGTGTGCGGAGTAAAGATAGATCGTCCCAAACCAATATAAATTGCCTTCAGAATACTTTTCaagcttttgtttaatttgggtGAAAACGTCCTCGGACATAAATTGTGTTTGTGGTATTCTTGCTGAATTTGAGTTAACAACGCCAGCTGTTCTAACTCTCACAGACATATTGTTCCACCCTCGTACgctgaataaaatttcaaatcagtACAGTTTAAGAAATAATACGAGTAATAAAGAAGTTGCCTCTATACACAAGTGCCTATATATTACCCGAGAGCATGCGTCGTCGCGCccatttttcaagattttaaaacaaatcttGAAATGTTGCTGTTACattaataatttctgaaatgtcGTTTTTACAGTGTAGAAAATTGCCGTTGTATCGGAAGTGCCCGCAAGTTGTGTAgattagaaattttttactaaatatttgtaattgaaGGCTCGCACGCTCGACGCACTCTTGCAGCGTGAGAAACAATgagcaaaatatataatataatagaaaatttgtttaacatgGTGTACTGCATATCAGTGTACTGCTCCGCTGTTGCCTGTGACGACATAAGACGGCAGCAAAATTTAAGTGTCAGAGTCTCACTCACCAACcagacgtacatatgtatgtatgtatgcatatgtgtatatgtatgaaaaaaaattttgaatattttttcattatcaaGGTGTAGGAAATGTTCTTGGACGCACGCATTGTTTGCGTGTACCTTCTAACCCAAAGAGAAATTAAGTAACTGAAGTAACTGGGTGaacgtatttacatacatacatatgaatgcatatatgtatgtatataaaaggtaACATATCTGATAAGCTatgaatatatttgtatacattggGTTGAGGAaaaggaaatccattattttttgggtagatggctgtagtgatcgatatctcgtaaagtatcgatcaaacaatttaaagcttaCGCTCggtgtcaaggtgacatttcacactaaaaaaagcGTCCCCTTTTTGGTGTGCTCTATTCAGttttgagttacagggtgttaacaatggaagtcaacaaagggaaaattcggtacattttaaagtttttctctgATAAAGACGAGACTGCAGCAAGCCAGGCTGCTGAAATAGTGAATGGTGTGTCGATTCCGGCaccattcaggcatttttgaggttaaagaaaatgtcgaaaatgcCGATAAAAGATATAGATATAATCGAAGTTGTCCGAAGTTGAagattagtagtcgtagcatcggccaggagctaaagatcggacataacaaaaattttttaaataaaaagtaaaaattttacgcaaaaataatggatttgtaTTTCTCCCAAACTACTATTTATAGCGATaatatacgtatgtgtgtatgtcgtGCATATTCATTCATTATCTTCATACAACTACATACACATTTGCTATGTATTCTATTATCTGCTAAgagacataaaaaaaatttcctacaGGCACACTCACTATGACTAGGTatgactattaaaaaaatttccataaccaCGCTGCAGCTGATACTGCCACCAACACTCACGTGCACATAAGCCGTATTGAGATTTCTCTCcagtaaaatatgaaatattttggaattCAAATCACAACCCACTTCTTCATGTCATTTCTtgtgaacaaatttcaattttgaaacattaatttcttctctttttttatgttttcgaaGATTAGGCAATCACAGAGATATAAATGAAATACTCGTACaaccacaataaaaaaaagaacttggTAACATGCTCAGGGTTAAATATAAAGGCAACGAGACAGTAGCTCACACAACAGCGCAACCACCTTCAGCGTTGTGAGCACTCAGTGCACTCGGTCGCACATTTttcgaatataataaaatttagtataatataaaattaattaatatacagTTAGAAAGTGGTGCATGTGTTGTAACAATAAAAttactatatatatatgacaaaaaaaaattgcactttcTTTGTGACAAGCAGTAAATATATTCGTATTAAAAAGAGGCGAAATTATATAaaggaagaaagaaaattgcaagcgcataaatattttcgaattctCAGCGCCAGCAATAGCTAAAATTTGAGCGGTTCATTTTAGTAGCGAACGAAATTTCAAGAAATCTTTTTGTGTCCCGGAgcaacaaatcaacaaaaattagCAACAACGTCGCAAGGTAAGAATTATGGCCAATAATGTGCcaaagaaatttaaagaaacaaagaaatcgtaatgaaattatagaatttggaaattttaattaaaagtagacattcgttatatgaaaattaaagcGCATGGAGTGAAGACCCAaaagaattaaatgaaaaaaaggaaaataaaatgtatttcatgaaagaattaaaaaataaaatataatgaaaaaaatgtacatattatGTACGACAAAAAGGggcaaaatgaaaatgaaataaataaatttcagtaaaacatagagaaaaaattaattaaaataaaagtaaaaaatcaaatgaactacatttaaaataatgaagttcaggataattttgtttattttaaaatacatatattaggaaattttaaattgcctttgttatatgtaaattttttttattataattttttgcatctATTCAAACCCTATTTGTATTGACAACAACAATACTTTAAAAGCAATGTGTTTGAATTCAGAACacgttttttaaatgttaacccttaacggccgagagttttttttttgtaattctcgCCCATAAGACGCGGGAAAATTAGTTGAAATTCTAGAACGTTTATAAGGATGAAAacttaaactaaatatttattataaaactaCAGCGATGAtaagtaaatgaaatttaaactgaattcttttcatgTCCTCGAATTGGGGCCTTCCGTTTTCTATCGCATAAGTACTATGTCCCCTTAGGGGGACCCTTTCGGCCGTTAagggtaaaataaaaattttaaattgtctttattataatttttttttattatactaatttttgccatttatttaAACACAATTTGTATTGAGCACTTTAAAACTAATGTGGTTGAACtcagaagattttttttttttattttcaaataaaaaatttaaattgtctttattatattaaaatatttttacatctaTTTACATactatttgtattttgaaatttgcaaaaccagacatttaacatttgtttgtttgcacaGCAGCGTCTTTTATTACCTTTCTTTACATCTCTTACACATGCGACGCCGCAACCTCCTCACTGTAGTGGCGCACAATTCATtgactttatttatatataattaaaaaccaaattaacaagaacaatattcgcaatatatttaaattgcgATGAATCACTTCATTGGATGGAAACTATAATATTTAAACAGCAGTAACATTTCCATTTCAGCACACTACAGCAGCAGTTCAACAATAAGCCTCTAACACTCCGTGGGAAAACTTGGCActagaaaacaaacaaacgctTGCAAGAATTAAttgcaattattaaaaattgattAGCATAAATACGTACTCTGTGTACCATATACCGTCCATCCATCCAATGGCATCGACAAAGCGATCAACACATGAACACGCTGGCGATTACGACGGCGAACCCGGCTGCCATACACTGCACGAGGTTAACGCCATGTTCCGGCACTACTGGGACCCTACAAAATATTGGACATGTGAGGCACAAGGACGTCCGGCAAAATTGAAACGTTGTCCACAATCTCATCTCTACATGGATTCGCAAAGCCAATGTGTTATGTATACCGAATGGCAATGGACGGATCCAGCCGATCCACCAAGCCGTCCGCAAAGCGCAAAAAGCACGTGAAGTTGAATGATATGGAGGTGgtttcaaagcaaaaacaacaaactaaTTAAATAAACGTGATTAGAGCAAGCACATgaatgcacgcatacatacacacacgcacattggTGCTCAACGTACAGCCCAAAttcgtgtacatacatacacacattcatatacatacatctttGTAGATAAGTATGCCACAAAGTTTGTCGATGTGATTTAGCAGTTTAGCGGCAACTGAATATGTATTCGTACGTAAGGAAGATAATTTTAATGTCaattataaacatacatacgtatttactTTTAGACGATgactgaaaattttgtttaagtaataCAACTGTGgctattattaattaaaaaataaaaacttccaAGTACTTAGGTAGTTTATCGAAAAACGCTTTAtgctttatttaactttaaagaaatatattataattgtaaaaaatgaaaagaaaaagtttaagaCAAACACTTACTAAATAAATGATCAATTTCAAAATCAGTACAAgaagtttatttcattagaTCGCCAGTCAGCATAAGTGCGTAAACTTATTAGACAGTTTAGATAGAATATTTACCGTGACCATAATGGAGCAAAGGACTTCGTAAtccattttataaaattcactATTATAATTTTGTGCAAATATGCATACTCAATATACTTAATTAGTATAATCAATGCGAATAAGTACTAAGCAAACATAGTACTAGCGAAACGAGTTCATTTTTGCAGACAATTACAGATTTTTGTTCGAACAATAAttcagaaatacatttttttacagagATCCGACTTGGTTTTGATCTTATAACTACTTCTTTAGCCAAGGAAGTTGActgaataattataaatttttcatttgataGCGCTTTGTCTACTCCATTTACgcggaataaataaataaaggtaaAATATCAGCTGCGTATTTGCTGTTACATATTTGAGTTGGAATGTTAATTGGAATGTATTCGTTTACATGCTACTTATGTTTGTTGTTATAACAGCCTAaaacaattaaacaattttttgaaaatttttcgtagTAACAATCCTTGGCCGCATATAAAACCGATACGTTCCGGTAGCGTAGAACCGACTAACGTAGCTGGGCGCTTGCTTTTGAGTTCGCTGAATCGTTAGATATAACCTATTTACTAGATTTTTGCTACTTCCCTTTCTCACATTAAATGCAAATCCCTGTAAGCGCTAATGTTACATGCCTGCAAATGTGGGTGTTGTTATTGTATTATGCTTGATCGACACCTTTGGTGCCAGAGGAAGGTAATGATGCTATATAAAGTGAATGATTGTTAGTCGATTTAAAGTTCGATGTGTTCGCCAGTTTTGGTGATCACTTTAAGTTTGTCAAATTTGGGCGGTTTGGTGTCATTCGGTATTTCTTCCTTAATTGGTGCGGGTTGCTTGGGTGGCACCCTTTTTGGTGCAGAAGTAGTGGTGGGAGGTCGGGGAGTTGTGGTTGTTGGATTCACTTTTGGTGCAGCAGTTGTAGTCTTAGGAGCCGCTGTAGCTGGTTTTGGTGTGGTAGTAGTTTTTGGTTTAGGTGTCGTAGTTGTTGGTGTCGTAGTCGTTGCAGGTTTcctagttgttgttgtggtagtCGTTGTTGTCGGTTTAGGTGTAGTCGTAGTTGGTCGTGACGTTGTCGTAGTCGGTCGCGGTGTAGTTGTggtcgttgttgttgtcgttggtAGCGAAGTCGTAGTTATTGGTTTAGTAGCGGCAGGCTTTGGCTTACTAGTAGTAGTTTGTGGCTTAACAGAAGCTTCCATTCCAACGCCCTCATACctgacattttttactttaaccTCAGGCTGCTTGCCGGCTCTCGGTGACTTAACACGCGCCAGAAACCGATTGAACGGTGAACCAAGATAGAGATGATCATTGAATTCCAAGACATGAGAAACAGCACCGACAGACTTATCGAATCCATGTAACGAACCAATAATATTACCATTCCAATCTACCCTCACGATAGTTGCACGCTTGGCTGCCAAGAAGGTTATACTCTCACCATGTCCAATGAAATGGATAAACTTTTGAGCCAACTTATTGGGGAATGCGTTGTTAATTAAACGGAACGGTAGCTCGAAGAGGTTAAGCAGACGTGAAAAGAATAATCGTATACTAGGAAATCTCGAGAACATATTGATGGCGGTGGGATGTTCACTATCGGCAGCCATTATGAGTGGCACCCAAATACCCTCGGCATCAGGAGTCAAATTATCGGGCAGACCAGGCAAACCTTCCACGAAAACTTCACTCTGGCCAGCTTTAGCGCCTTTCAAATAGTACTTCATCAAACGCATCGCTCCAGTTTCGGCGACAACAATGAAATCTTCATCCGGACTTAGAGCCAAACCGTTAGCAAAGAATAACTCATCCAGTAGTACAGTACTCACGTTGTTGGCACGATTGTATTTAAAGAGACTAgagtataaaaatatgttgttgTTTAATAGTTGTGAAATTAATGTAACTtgtttaataattatttgtatttcttaATTTGAAATCTGAGCATCTCTAGTAATCAATGGCATCAAATTATAAAACTTGTTGAATAATGGTGTTAGTTGTATGtatgatacatatatacattaaaaataagaaagttaATTTCGATAATTTGGTCGTTGTTGGTACGATTAGTATTCCCCGTACCACCATTTCAATTTTGTGCAGAGCGGTGGTCTCTACAGCCTAAAGCTATGGTAGAATGAAATAACATTTATTCTTCGTGTTGTTGTAATtgaacaatataaaatattttgcttaaatCTTTTGGAATTGTTGTAGCCGTTGGTTGAATATATGCCGAGGTTACAATAGCGTAACCCGACTGTCTAAAGGTATCTTAACTATATCTCAATTAAAGTTTCCGCAACTCTCAATCACGGCAAATATTCTTTGAATGGAGAAATACGCTATCATTAGTTTCGAACTATACAGAAATTTCTTAATGGAGGGAAATTAAGCACATATTTGATTTAACgaaattcaaaatgtttttaaagaaaaaaccgaACAGTATATTTTTTAGTACCACTTGTTTCAATAACATTCATGTCTCGTGTTTGATCGTCATTTGCACACTTGTTTTAACATTTAAGCCCTcaaccaaatattatatttttaaaacaaaccaaattaacaaatattatGTCTTCGCCATAgtttaaaatattaagaattatAGGCCGTTATGATTCACAGGTGAGGAATACTCAAATCTATACAGTGAGTTCATATGCAAAACTAAGGGAAGGccttccaaaaattaaatatttcagtgtAAAAATGACGTCGTCAGCAAGCTTGACGTGATGATTATTTAAGGAACAGTTTGTGCATACGTACTTGCTGGCAttaatccaaaataaaataaaaaataacaaaacactaCTACACGCAAACAAAAAACCAGTTTTGCTTATCGCATACACTATTTCTTCTCAATTTATGCATAGATTATAATAGAAACTTTCTTTCGGCATTAGGTCATTTAAAGTTCAAAATCGACTTACCGGCCAGAGGGATTTGCAAGCGAACTGAATACTAAATCGAGCAGTAAGAAATCTGAAGTTGAATCTGTCCAATATATATCACCCTTCTGATCCACAGCAacagtgttgaaaattttagctTTACGATTAATGTCTTTTCCGGGTAACTCTTGCTGAGGCGACACCAGCAATTTCTTTTGGTTGGTATTAAGATTCACCTCCCATATACCATAGTATGCGTCTGACACAATCAAATTATTACCTTTTGTATCAAAGGCAAGTCCCAAAGGTCGACCACAACGTGattcttcaaatatttcttcTAGCAATGGAAAagacatatacatttttatagttTCATGAATTTCTCGTGTAAAAAAACATACCGCATGGTTGCCCAATTTTTACAACGTGTGTTACATGGTCTGCCGTCAATTTGATCACCTCACCACCATGGATGCCAGTATAAATTTCGTTTTTACGTGCTATAAGACACTCCGGTCCATAGACACGCCCTTCTAAAAGCCGTTCACCACCATCTAAGAGCAGATTAGGCTCCAAGGCGCCTTTTAAATCTTTAGCAGGTGCAACActgtaaaaattagtaaatttttataatttttctctaaCGGAAGAAAGGTTAACCTTTAGACCTACTGAAATTCTTTGTAAGGGAAAGTGGTTCGCGGTGGCAGACCCGGAAGCAAAATGACGATCAggaaaaataccataaaattcATTATCCTAACACCAATGCCATATAACAGAcccattttgcttattttttgttacacaatggcaattgttgaaaatttttttaaaatctgaCTAATTTGTACCAAGAGTTGTACAATAGCTAGCAACTAAATTAATATAACACTCACTCACTTTAATATAACCTACTATGCAAAATTAATCGGCCAGCGACACGAAGGCAATTTCACGAACAATGTTACCTTATCGCTTTAAACGGTAATAAGATTTTGACTTAATTAACACTGTGTATCATATCAATTATTCGGGAGATACACTGTCGTACTACAAGTTTTAAtgcaaggtggatttaataaggtgacagcattcacccagctgaatttttcgccgtagtgatggcttacgtcaaaatgatatgctttgtttgtatgtattggtatgtttacattcgtatgtttacatttgcttgctgattttgacatgatgcttgcaccaaacgcaacaacaaatacatgtagggttttacttatatgtgtttgctgtcacctgtaataaattcgccttgttttaatGCTTATCTTTTCAATTCATatgaatcaataaataaacCATTAATTTTAATCTTCAAATCTCCCAGGTAGCcgcattatttattttgttcctATTACGAATGAATTCGGGAAACATACCATTAGTAGGCTCGAAGTTTTCATAGTTAGTGCTGTAAACCATTACAACTAAAATCATTGATAATTAATCGCACAgaaagaattattttaaaatgataactaaataaaaaacattatttaaaattaaaatgaattccAATACAGCAGCAGTTTTATTGGTAGAAGAGGAAGGTAGACGAAACAAATGTTTACGAGTAGAGCGCAAATAGATGCTTGCGGATTTATATTTGGACGaccaaatattttgcaatttggaACATTgctttttggaaatttgttcATGGTGTCGCATGTATTAAATGTACTTTTGTTCATAACCGGAATCGTAAGTTTGTTCTTATTGGATAATGTTGTAATTGTATTGACAGTTGCATTGTATTATTCAATGCATACTATCAGTCGAGAGGCTATGGAAAGTAATGGAATTCCATACATAACATTTTGGGCGATATCAGGTGAAATGCAGGACGCTAATAAGCATACCTAAGAGAGCAAAACTACAACAAATTCCACTAAATTTTagaattctattttttatatactctaCTACCATTACTAGCTAGTATCAGAAAAAGTAGCAGAACTACGTTAAGGGATTTTCACACCAATAAAGTTGTATTCGTTATTCAGTAGTTCTGTAAACTCTTCTAAGTGTGAACACCACTTTgttattctctctctctctcttttaaatgaaaattattcttCCTAAATCAACTTTTATATTTACAGAAGCAATAGTTGTGTCTAGTTAGTGTTTTGCTTAATACAGGAGGTAAAGTAGTATGTcacgaaaaagtaaacagtCTTAAATCTTTGAATATTTGATAACCAATGCAGCTGAtaaaatatcaacatttttgagCAGATAACAACTTACTATGCTTGCGAACAACTTACTATGCACTTACTTTGATAATGTTTTCTTTAGCGTTTATCAGAACTTTCacgaaaattataatattttaaaataaactcaaatacAGTTTACTTAATCCAATATTTCTACGCTTAAAGGCGATTAAGCACTTTATTTGTATGGCATTACAAATAAAATGGAGcattaataatttctttgagATATTTTCTACAACATTATAAGACAAAACTACCAAATCGCAAGAAAAATCATTATTTCACCTTGACCTAGATGTGAAATCTGCACAAAAATCAAATTCATACAGAATGGTGGCACTGGGGCAATAACAACATTTACATGTGTCTCGTTTTTGCAAGGTGGTATGTGGACTAACAAGTtttcaaaaagaatttaaacaaagaaacaaaagaaacaGGTCATTTGACATTCGAGATATTGTATAGATAttaggggt
Coding sequences within:
- the LOC129235399 gene encoding uncharacterized protein LOC129235399; its protein translation is MASTKRSTHEHAGDYDGEPGCHTLHEVNAMFRHYWDPTKYWTCEAQGRPAKLKRCPQSHLYMDSQSQCVMYTEWQWTDPADPPSRPQSAKST
- the LOC129235398 gene encoding adipocyte plasma membrane-associated protein Hemomucin codes for the protein MGLLYGIGVRIMNFMVFFLIVILLPGLPPRTTFPYKEFHVAPAKDLKGALEPNLLLDGGERLLEGRVYGPECLIARKNEIYTGIHGGEVIKLTADHVTHVVKIGQPCEEIFEESRCGRPLGLAFDTKGNNLIVSDAYYGIWEVNLNTNQKKLLVSPQQELPGKDINRKAKIFNTVAVDQKGDIYWTDSTSDFLLLDLVFSSLANPSGRLFKYNRANNVSTVLLDELFFANGLALSPDEDFIVVAETGAMRLMKYYLKGAKAGQSEVFVEGLPGLPDNLTPDAEGIWVPLIMAADSEHPTAINMFSRFPSIRLFFSRLLNLFELPFRLINNAFPNKLAQKFIHFIGHGESITFLAAKRATIVRVDWNGNIIGSLHGFDKSVGAVSHVLEFNDHLYLGSPFNRFLARVKSPRAGKQPEVKVKNVRYEGVGMEASVKPQTTTSKPKPAATKPITTTSLPTTTTTTTTTPRPTTTTSRPTTTTPKPTTTTTTTTTRKPATTTTPTTTTPKPKTTTTPKPATAAPKTTTAAPKVNPTTTTPRPPTTTSAPKRVPPKQPAPIKEEIPNDTKPPKFDKLKVITKTGEHIEL